From Marinitoga sp. 1197:
TCGATCTTATCAGTTTTTGAATGGCTAAATGCTCTCATGAAATTCTTGAGAGAATATGGGTGTAATACCAGAATATCAATACCTCTTTTGTTTAAAAATTGTTTTAAAGGAATATGGTAGGTGCCAGTGGCTTCCATTGCTATCATATATTCATCTTTAACGTGTTTAACAACTTTTAGAAGAAATTTATTAAAACCATCATATGACTGTTCAAAAACAAAGTGTTTAAACTTTTTACCATCAAAAGTAGCAACATCAAATTTTTTTGAAGAAATATCAATGCCGATACTTATCATATGGAATACCTCCTTTCGTCATATGACCATGCTTTGTACAAGCTTAACGCTTAATTCTCTAAAACATGCTAAAAGGAGTTGATAACTACAGCCTCCAAGCTTTTAAAGCTTAGTCTAAAAAAAGTATCTTTCTCCATATGATTATTGTAAGAATCATTGTCTTAAAAATTATTTTGTTTTAAATTATCAGATATATTTTAAATTCTGTCTTTTAATGTATATTATGCATATATTATCA
This genomic window contains:
- a CDS encoding IS110 family transposase; translated protein: MISIGIDISSKKFDVATFDGKKFKHFVFEQSYDGFNKFLLKVVKHVKDEYMIAMEATGTYHIPLKQFLNKRGIDILVLHPYSLKNFMRAFSHSKTDKIDAKNIAKAVYLLSDYVIKSSEPEDLVLELRNLLRARKSIVKTFTSLQVRLKEDLKLYMPELLKHFSDMKSPVLLKLLSRYPTLKSIMKHKRKVINLLAS